The genomic region GCAGCACAGGAAGCATTTACAGCCGCCGCGAGTCAGTGGCACTCCAGTGGCATTCCCGCTCTTCCCCGTGCCTGGATGATCAAAACAGCTCGGTACAAAGCGATCGATCGCCTCCGCCGCCGGACGCGGCTGACCGAGAAACTGGAATGGTATGCCGCATCTGGGTTAATTCCCACCAGCGAGGAACCGACCTACGACAGTGAAGAAATTCCAGACGATCGACTAAGACTGATCTTCACCTGCTGCCACCCAGCACTGGCGATCGAGGCTCAGGTTGCTCTGACGCTGCGAATGTTGGGTGGACTGGAAACAGACGAAATTGCCCGCGCGTTTCTCGTACCCACAGCGACAATGGCACAACGGCTGGTGCGTGCCAAGCGCAAGATTCGGGATGCAGGGATTCCCTACAAGGTGCCAGATATTAGCGATCTATCCCCACGGGTAGATGCGGTGCTGACGACGATTTATCTCATTTTTAATGAAGGCTACGCGGCGACCAAAGGCGAGGTAATGGTGAGGGCTGACCTCTGCGCGGAAGCAATTCGGTTGGGGCAACTGGTGCGGACGCTGATGTTACCGCAACCGCCCTCAGAAGTCACGGCACTGGTGGCGCTGATGTTGTTGCATGACTCGCGGCGCGATGCTCGGTTGGACGAAGCAGGCGATCTGGTGCTGCTCGAAGATCAAGATCGTCAACGCTGGGATCGACAACAGATTGCCCAGGCGTTGCCATTGGTGGAAGAGGCATTGCGCGGCGGCACGGGTGTGTTTGCATTGCAAGCGGCGATCGCGGCACTTCATTGTCAAGCGGCGCGAGCCGAAGAAACAGATTGGGCGCAGATCGTGCGACTCTACGATTTGCTCCAACGCTTGCAGCCTTCGCCGATCGTGTCGCTGAATCGGGCAGTGGCGATCGCTATGGTAGAAGGAGCTTCAGCGGCGATCGAACTGGTCGATGCGCTTGCCACCCAACTCGACAGCTATCACCTGTTCCACGCCACCCGTGCCGATCTGCTGCGACGTGTCGGAGCCTTAGAGCCAGCTGCCCACAGCTACACGCGGGCGCTAACACTGGTCACCAATGACAGCGAACGCCGATTTTTAGAGTATCGGCTGCACGAAGTCCAGCTCTAATAATCTGTTTAGCAATTGCTCGCCGCGCATACGTGTTAGTTACAACGATCGAAAACTTGTCATTAACTACTCACGAGCGATGGCGTAGATTCATTGCAGCTTTTTGAACCAAAATCATGACTGGGACGATGGAGGTGCAAACTGTGCAAATAACTCTGCCCCTGTCATGTTCTTAGTTTCATTGGCAAAGGAGTAATAAGCTGGTTTTTCGTCGATAAAAACCTGATGCTCGAACACAAGACCTTCATCATTATCAAAAATCCCTGCTGGTATATAGTATTGGTGATTCTGTTTCAATCTATAAAATAAATGGCTACCGCACTTGTTACAGAATCCACGTTCCGCCCATTCTGAAGATTGATAAATTCCGATATTTTCTTCACCCTTAAAGCTGACATCGCTGCCACACTCAACTGCTAACAAAGCTCCTCCACCCCATTTACGACACATACTACAATGACACGCTGCTATATGACGATCGATGCTGGTTGTAGAAAGGCTTACCGCTCCGCATAAACAGCTACCTTTTGCAATACTTGAATTAGACATCTTCTGCTCTCCTGCAATTATGTGTTAACCCAACATAACTATTTATTCTGCTGCGCTCTTTATAACGCGCCTTAAGTCAGATGACTGACACTAAACATTAATTAATCAAACCTGGTAATCGATCGCCGCTCGACCTTCATCTGCTGATGATGGCGATCGCTCACCACGATCGCTACTGCTAAAATATCTCCAAAACTCGGCACTGCTTAACCCTTTAGCCTTGGGTTTTGCTGTCTGATAATTTCAATGGCAGCAGAAAACAATGTAAGATGACCCAAAAGCTGCTTTTCATACCTCCAGCTCATGGCTTACCAAATTTCAGCCACCAAGTTGCAAACCTACCATCGCTGTCCGCAGGCATATCAGTTCAGGTACGAGTTAGGACTGAAAAACAATGCGTTCTTTGGCTCGGCAGCATTGGGAACAGCACTTCACCAAACCCTCGCCCTGGTTTATGGTAATTGGCACTACCAAGAGCCTTTACCCAGGATGGATTGGATGCTGGATTGCTGGAGGCAACGCTCAACTAGTTTGAGTCCTGCCCAGGCTGAGGATGGCAAGCAAATTTTAGAAACCTACTACCAGAACTTCATCGCCTCTAAAACTGCGATTCACAAACCCTTGGCAGTAGAAGGCAAAATTCAGGCAAGCTTGCAGGTGGCGAGTTTAGAGTTTGCGCTCACAGGGCGTTACGACCGCCTCGACTACCTGGACGATGGGCTGGAACTGATTGACTACAAATCTACGCGCATAAGTCAAGCTATCCTCTGCTGACGAAATCGACTTACAAATCGGACTGTACTACCTTGCCCTTGGGCGCATCTAATGGTTGGGGGAGTACAGGGTCGGTGCGAATGAGTGGTTAGCAAATAAAGCATCAAATCGATGATTTGCCCAAGCAAGACGTAGATGCAACAAATGATTAAACCCAGCCTGACTCCAACGCATGCCCACACCTTTGAAACGTTGTTGAATCAACCACTTGCAGGTGCTTTCAACCATGCCGCTGCCGATAGGTAGCCCCATCTGTTTGAAGGAGCGATATTGTAAATGAGCGAAATGTGTCTGGAGATAATCGCGCACCTGGAACAAAACAGGTTTAGCAGACTCAGGTGTTGAGCGATACTGTAACAGATAGCTCAATTCTTTAAGAATGCGATGCACGTAACCATGCCGCAGTTGATGACGCAGGCGTTGAAACCACTGCTGTGGAGCGCGCCTATTGTTTTTACCATAGGCATCGGCTGCACGCCATCAGTGTCCCACAGCGTGATAAAAATCAAGAATTCCAATCGCACGGCGCAGCAAAACTCTGTTGGAATAGCCGCCAGAAGCCACTAGCGCCATCACTAATCCAAATGACCTGGCAGGCGTGAACGATGCCTTGACGAAATGCTTCCAGTTGTCATCGGGACTGTAAGGCAGAGATCTCCCCGCATACAGCCACCACCCGACGCTGATACAATCGAGTGACAGTGTTGTGAGAGCGGGTGAGATGTTGACCCAGCCGTACCAAAATCGCCACTTTGATTTCTCGCGGCTACGCTCTTGCCACTGGTTGTGCCTGGGGATGACCGAAACGGGACTATCACTCCATCAGCAGCAATGGCTAACGGCAGAGTGACAACAGTGGAGTCCAATGGTTCTAGCATTGGTTCAACCCCATCTGCCAACTGCTGAAGTTGCCCTGACAATTGCCGCATCGATTGCTGACCAAACATTTGCACCCACTGCCACAACAGACCTCTTGCAAAAGTCAGTTAAACTAACCCAGTTTTTGTGAGACGAAGCTCATAATTGTACAACCCAGCTATGAGATTAAATCTTAAAGCAAATCGTTGAGACATTCTATATTTGCTTTGAGTCCTACTTTGCTGATGCCTGAATATTCGGAAGTCATGCTCTCTCCCTTTGCCATGTGCAGTACAGACAATTTCTCCACTAGAAAAATCTACGATGACTTGTGACTTAAGAGTGTGATTTTTCTTTTTTCCACGCTCAGAATCGCTTTTGTTTTTTTTTGGACGATAAGAGCGGAGTTTCTGTCACATCAACCACTACCACCTCAAGGAAGGTATCTACTTTCTGGAGCTGTTTTTTTCCAGGAAGCGTGAACGCTCAGCAAGGCGAGTAGTGTGTCTTCAATTCTCCGAATAATTCTGTAAGCTGTAGACTCATTTACTCCCCAGGATTGACCAATATGGAAGTAGGTGCGATCCTCTCTCAAGTATTCTAATGTCATTAACAATTGGTCTTCTAAACTCAATTTTCCAGGTCTACCAGTTTTTTGTTTTGGTGGGCTATGCGTTTTCACTACCTCCACCATGTGACTAAAAGTCTCCCGATGCACACCACATAGTCGCTTGAAGTCTTCTGGCTTTAGATTTTTCACCTGTTCGTAGGTCATGGAATTTCCTCCTCTAACCTACTTTTGCCATCTCTCCCTACCCTTTTGCAAGAAGTCTATTAGTGGCTGTCGGTAGGGTAGTTCTGTTCATCGGACTAGTATCCGACTTATTCAGACGAACGTGGTGGGCATCAGAACCACTAACGGCGTTGGTATGCGGCATTCTACTAAGTCCAGCCGCGTTCGGATTACTTCACCCCGATCGCTGGGGGATCGCCCAAGAGACGCTGATCGAGCAAGCAGCCCGCTTGACTCTAGCCATCGGTTTGATGGGCGTAGCACTCAGATTGCCCAAAAACTATACTTTGTATCAGTGCGATCGCTTTTGGTGCTTCTACTACCAGTCATGTTCTCGATCTGGCTGTGTAGCGGTTTGTCGATCTATTTTATCTTAAATCTCCCCTTTTGGGAGGCAATGCTAGCAGGGGCAGCAATTACACCTACCGATCCGATTGTCGCCTCCTCAATTGTTACAGGTGTGGTAGCGAAAGAAAATCTACCAGCACGCTTGCGCCATATTATCTTAGCTGAATCGGGTTGGAATGATGGTTTGGGTTATCCGTTTGTCCTGTTGGCAATTTTGATGATACAACGACCTCCGACGGAAGCTATTTCTCATTGGTTCTTTCACGTCTTAATTGTGGGAAGTCAGTGCAGCAATTTTATTTGGCGCACTTTTGGGTTATTTGGCTGGTCGTCTTTTAGAGTGGGCTGAAAACAAACATACCATTGAAAGTAAGTCTTTCCTCGGATACACCCTGGCATTAAGTATTACGGTGCTGGGTGCTGCTAAACTGATTGGAACTGATGGCAAATACTTTTAACAGCACCAATCTCATTCGCGAGAATAGATAGAAGATTTTTGCAGAGCATATATTTATTCAAGCAACTCGTATTGCAACTCTGCCCTATCAATATCGTTAACTATTGATGCTCCATCTTGTCGTGGAAAAGCAGGGAAAACTAGAGGTGCAATTGGTTCGTTGACCTGTAACTCAAGGCGATCGCTAATCTGCCACACGCCATCATCTCCATCGTAGAAAACACCATCATCTTGACTCAAATTAGGATTTCTAGAATTTAATCGGATGTTTTCGCGATCGCCTCCTCTCCTGAAAAATTCCGTGTAATCATCTCTAACTGTTAAATTTTCCACCTCAAGAGAATCGCCAGATAAAGTTATATCTTGCGTCGATTGAGCGTGAGCCGAACTAGCAAAGCCTGTCAGAGCCGCAAATGCTCCTACAGCAGCAATAATTTTACCTTTCATCGTTTTTATTCTCAAACAAAAATGTATTTATTTCTATGTTTACAGATTGAAATAGTTTGACATCTATCCACAGTTTAGTTACTCGTGTTGCCTAGCGTGCGAAATCGAGCGAACGATTCTGCTCAGTTTGAATTCCCTAATAGGCAGCCAAGAATGCTGGTAAACGAAATACACTCAACCTTTCAGGAAGTTGCTATGACTGTCTAAGCTTTAAGATCGATTTTTTGAAAATTTCGCCCAAATCTCCCCGACTTTTCCACTATTTGGATCTAACTTCAAAACACAGGTAGTTAAACTGAGTTAACTGTTGTTCATAACTCCTGTTTCAACAAATGCCAGCGTTGCGTGTCTTATGAGCGATTTAGTCAAGTTTTCACTGAAAAATTGCTAAATCGTTACGGCGATCGCGCAACGCTATTTACTACTCAAACACAAAAACATACTGAGGCGATTCAAGAATATTTAATTGGGAGGCACTGTGAATAGTATTTTTTCACGACGACTTTCGCTGCCACTGAGTCTAGCATTGTTAGCACCAATAGCCACGGGCATCGCTGTCTTTGGTAGCGGATTGTCGGCACAAGCACAAACAATGACTCGCAGCAATACCCAGTCTGTACCTACCCCTGGCACAACGTCAACGAAGGCAGCAGCTTTAGCTACCAATGTCGCTCAAGTCGATCCCGATCCTACCCCAAGTCCCGCTCCGACTGAGAACGACCCTAGCCCAGATATCGATCTCGATCCAGGTCAAGCTACCCGTGGCGGCTCTAGTTATCTCGGTGTTGCTGGTAATATTGGTTTAGGTGGCGACTCCGCGATCGGTGAAAGTAGCTTTGCAGTCATCAGCAAAATTGGGTTAGCAAATGTACTATCGGCACGACCCTCAGTAGCCATTGAAGACGATCCGGTAATTCTGCTTCCCCTCACCTACGATTTTTCCTTCCGCTCGGTAGATCCTTTAGATGAAACTTTGTCTATAGCTTCCTATCTAGGAGGCGGTGTTGCAATTGAAGCGAGCGACGATGCAGATGTTGGTTTCCTACTCACGGGTGGCGTGGACGTGCCTCTATCCGATCGCTTTACGGCAACTGCGGCTGTGAATGCAGCTTTTCTAGACGATACAGATGTCGGGCTGTTAATCGGAGTTGGTTATAACTTTGCCGGATTCTAAACCAGAATATATTTTAGGAACTGCAATAGTTTTGATATTTGCGCGATCGCATTAAGTATGAGGATAACGTGCGTCAGTTACTAATACAAGTTCCGCGTGGTTGTGGCAAACAAGTGCTGGAAACTGCCAAGGCTTTTGACGGGGCAAATTTGGCACTATTTGAGGCAACTGGGAGCAATGGCGCGATCGACTTAGCGATCGCCCACATCTCTAATAGCAAGGTTGAAGGACTGCTGGGAGAGTTGGAATCTCTGCCGCAACTGCACGTCACGCTGATCCCGCAGGGAGTGATGGCGCTACAGCCACCGCCAGAAGAAGCACCGCAGCAAGTCACAAATGTAGAACTTCGCAGCCCAATTGAAATCTTTTTGGCTGGTTTGCAAAGCGTCGGTTCGTGGAAAGGCTTTCTAGGTTATGCTGCTGCTGCGGGTGTGGTCGTTTGGATTGGCTTGTATACGAATACTAGCTATCTGCTCGTTGCCGCGATGCTGATCGCACCGTTTGCGGGTCCCGCGATGAACCTGGCGATCGCGACGGCACGGGGAGACATCACTTTGCTTAAGCGCAGCATCATCCGCTACTTTAGCGCGCTGGGCGTGACAATTCTAGTCGCTCTCTTCCTCAGTCTAATTCTGCGGCAGGAGATTCCCACAACTCAAATGGTACAAACGAGCGAACAATCTTCAGTGGCGGTGTTGCTGCCATTAGCAGCAGGTGCGGCTGGGGCGCTCAATCTCGTGCAGTCGCAAAGAAGTAGCCTGGGATCTGGTGCATCAGTAGGAATGCTCGTCGCTGCTTCACTAGCGCCACCTGCGGGACTCGTGGGGATGGCGGTGGCGATCGGCAGGTGGGATATGGCAACGAGCGGATTGTTCGTCCTATTGCTGCAATTGGTAGGAATTAATTTGACTGCGGCGTTGTTGTTTCACGTCTTTGGCTTGTCCGTGCAAGGATCTCGCTATCGACGGGGCAAGCAATGGGTGTTTGCAGCTACTCTGGCTGTAACTGTGGCAGCCTTGATAGGTTTATTAACTTGGCAGTTGAGCAACCCACCCCAGTTTCAACGTTCTACTAGGGCGCAGCGGGCTACGGCTGAAATTGGGCAGGTAATAGAAGCAAGCGGTACTACCCAATTGGTAGAAGCTAACGTCCGTTTCACTGCTCCAGATATTAAAGGTCAGAATACATTGCTTGGCACGGTTTACGTCCAACGTCGATCGGGAGTCACTGCATCCGCAGAGGAAATTCGCAACACGCTTACCCGTCAGATCCAAACGCGCTTATTAGAACAAGGTTTTAACGTGACACCGTTGATTGATGTCAACGTGTTAGAAGCACCAAATAAAACTTGAGCCTGATTCAGCCCGTCAAGCAATTGTGGGAGACTAGCTATAGCATCCAACATCAGGAGAGTAGCGATGCTACTGGCACTTCAATCAGTTTTGTGTGTGATTCTGGTGGTTCTTGTCGGTACGTGGTTGTCCCAAAGCGCGGACGTGCTGGCAGAGAAAAGCGGTTTGGGGCGTAGTTGGGTTGGCGCAGTTTTGTTAGCAGGTGCAACTTCGCTACCAGAACTAGCTACGGGTGTCAGTGCGGTAGTTGTCTTCAATGCACCAGATTTAGCAGCAGGAGGCATATTTGGTAGTTGTTTATTTAATCTGCTCCTTTTAGCACTGCTGGACATTTTTAGCGGACCCGAACCGCTATTAAAGCGAGTGCAGATCGGTCACGCCCTAGCAGCTGGTTTAGGATCTGTACTGCTAGGTGTGGCGGCGGCTGGAATGCTTTTAGCTCGGACAAATAATAATTTGGCTTTGGGTTGGGTTGGTATCCCCAGCATTGCGGC from Chroococcidiopsis sp. SAG 2025 harbors:
- a CDS encoding GFA family protein, whose protein sequence is MSNSSIAKGSCLCGAVSLSTTSIDRHIAACHCSMCRKWGGGALLAVECGSDVSFKGEENIGIYQSSEWAERGFCNKCGSHLFYRLKQNHQYYIPAGIFDNDEGLVFEHQVFIDEKPAYYSFANETKNMTGAELFAQFAPPSSQS
- a CDS encoding RNA polymerase sigma factor translates to MAPNAKSADVSQAIAAVYRAEWGRIVATLIRLVGDFDIAEEAAQEAFTAAASQWHSSGIPALPRAWMIKTARYKAIDRLRRRTRLTEKLEWYAASGLIPTSEEPTYDSEEIPDDRLRLIFTCCHPALAIEAQVALTLRMLGGLETDEIARAFLVPTATMAQRLVRAKRKIRDAGIPYKVPDISDLSPRVDAVLTTIYLIFNEGYAATKGEVMVRADLCAEAIRLGQLVRTLMLPQPPSEVTALVALMLLHDSRRDARLDEAGDLVLLEDQDRQRWDRQQIAQALPLVEEALRGGTGVFALQAAIAALHCQAARAEETDWAQIVRLYDLLQRLQPSPIVSLNRAVAIAMVEGASAAIELVDALATQLDSYHLFHATRADLLRRVGALEPAAHSYTRALTLVTNDSERRFLEYRLHEVQL
- a CDS encoding DUF389 domain-containing protein: MRQLLIQVPRGCGKQVLETAKAFDGANLALFEATGSNGAIDLAIAHISNSKVEGLLGELESLPQLHVTLIPQGVMALQPPPEEAPQQVTNVELRSPIEIFLAGLQSVGSWKGFLGYAAAAGVVVWIGLYTNTSYLLVAAMLIAPFAGPAMNLAIATARGDITLLKRSIIRYFSALGVTILVALFLSLILRQEIPTTQMVQTSEQSSVAVLLPLAAGAAGALNLVQSQRSSLGSGASVGMLVAASLAPPAGLVGMAVAIGRWDMATSGLFVLLLQLVGINLTAALLFHVFGLSVQGSRYRRGKQWVFAATLAVTVAALIGLLTWQLSNPPQFQRSTRAQRATAEIGQVIEASGTTQLVEANVRFTAPDIKGQNTLLGTVYVQRRSGVTASAEEIRNTLTRQIQTRLLEQGFNVTPLIDVNVLEAPNKT
- a CDS encoding RecB family exonuclease, which gives rise to MAYQISATKLQTYHRCPQAYQFRYELGLKNNAFFGSAALGTALHQTLALVYGNWHYQEPLPRMDWMLDCWRQRSTSLSPAQAEDGKQILETYYQNFIASKTAIHKPLAVEGKIQASLQVASLEFALTGRYDRLDYLDDGLELIDYKSTRISQAILC
- a CDS encoding cation:proton antiporter, with amino-acid sequence MFSIWLCSGLSIYFILNLPFWEAMLAGAAITPTDPIVASSIVTGVVAKENLPARLRHIILAESGWNDGLGYPFVLLAILMIQRPPTEAISHWFFHVLIVGSQCSNFIWRTFGLFGWSSFRVG